In Panulirus ornatus isolate Po-2019 chromosome 9, ASM3632096v1, whole genome shotgun sequence, one genomic interval encodes:
- the LOC139750237 gene encoding galactosylgalactosylxylosylprotein 3-beta-glucuronosyltransferase S-like: MAWPSLHARFLAVSFISLATFTIVHLPHPRPTRLEPAPFFRRPQISTGRIIYIVTTTSPGPLQLPEITRLAQTLMLVEDVHWLVAEDTDQDNAILLHYLLSTDLTFTYLKTPMPLAIREWKVQPKGVPGRRAALAWIRKNARDGVVYFADVDNTYDKRIFEEIRWTRGVSMFPVGLTTRSQVLTPVLREGSFHGWYDELIGDRRFPINMAAFAISVELLHKKPLANVAWTQAFQTESILASLDVNPQDIEFRADGCTKIWVWHTESRQLPLADGDLLLEQYDNTNLRLLQRYLFKPPPPHTAKVPGSPVETPDPLVNAIPDDNEYGLNF; the protein is encoded by the exons atggCTTGGCCGAGTCTTCACGCGAGGTTCCTAGCCGTCAGCTTCATCAGTTTAGCCACTTTCACCATCGTGCATCTTCCTCATCCCCGCCCCACCAGACTCGAACCCGCCCCATTCTTCCGTCGGCCACAGATATCTACGGG ACGAATCATCTACATAGTGACCACGACTTCTCCTGGACCTCTCCAGTTGCCTGAGATAACCCGGTTGGCACAGACGCTCATGTTGGTGGAAGATGTTCACTGGCTGGTCGCTGAGGACACCGATCAAGACAACGCCATACTGCTTCACTATCTACTGTCCACGGACCTCACCTTCACCTACCTAAAGA CACCCATGCCCTTGGCCATTCGTGAGTGGAAGGTGCAGCCGAAGGGCGTCCCCGGCAGACGCGCAGCCCTCGCCTGGATTCGCAAGAACGCTAGGGACGGCGTCGTGTACTTCGCTGACGTGGACAACACCTACGATAAAAGAATCTTCGAGGAG ATCCGCTGGACGCGGGGAGTCTCGATGTTCCCGGTGGGGTTGACAACGCGGTCGCAAGTGTTGACTCCAGTGTTACGTGAGGGAAGTTTTCATGGCTGGTACGATGAACTCATCGGCGACCGAAGGTTCCCCATCAACATGGCTGCCTTCGCCATCTCCGTCGAGCTCCTCCACAAA AAGCCACTGGCCAACGTGGCGTGGACGCAAGCCTTCCAGACTGAGAGTATCCTCGCCAGCCTCGACGTTAACCCACAAGACATAGAGTTTCGAGCTGACGGCTGCACCAAG ATCTGGGTATGGCACACGGAGTCAAGGCAGCTGCCCTTGGCTGATGGAGACCTCCTACTGGAGCAGTACGACAACACTAACCTAAGGCTCCTGCAGCGGTATCTGTTcaagccaccaccaccccacacagccAAAGTCCCAGGGTCTCCTGTCGAAACACCCGACCCTCTGGTTAACGCCATCCCGGATGATAACGAATATGGATTGAATTTCTGA